A window from Leguminivora glycinivorella isolate SPB_JAAS2020 chromosome 16, LegGlyc_1.1, whole genome shotgun sequence encodes these proteins:
- the LOC125234768 gene encoding peptidyl-prolyl cis-trans isomerase FKBP8 yields MSEEDNALVNQSESSSFEDLATAHEIEEAKLAEAAAAETEKPPESKTDEWQDVLGSGALLKKILKPGDESEGLRPHRSDICRISYELKIRGGNGDIFEKRDHVKIYLGDNEILQGLDLALTLMYKGEECLLQIAPRFAYGDVGLKPGENQGLVGESTSVNYEGPVIDSETWLEARLELHDWSEEPEHETLPIAERMEIGTRRRARGNWWYGRGEAQLAVQLYRRALDVLDESEGGITEPTVSGELAPTSDELRALLEERLRVHNNMAAAQLKAGVYEAALQAVTRVLSCQPQNAKALYRKSRILSAMGRNSEALEAARAAAAAAPDDAGARKELQRCEQRATRDRSVERKLAKRMLGTQAPKGTPDKKPSKTKMLMWGLLSLLVGVASVLVYRYKMQGH; encoded by the exons ATGAGCGAAGAAGATAATGCCTTGGTGAACCAGTCGGAGAGCAGTTCCTTTGAGGATCTGGCAACGGCTCACGAGATAGAGGAGGCGAAGCTAGCCGAGGCCGCGGCTGCAGAGACCGAGAAACCCCCAGAGAGCAAAACTGACGAGTGGCAGGATGTTCTTGGCTCAGGTGCCCTACTTAAAAAG ATTTTAAAGCCTGGAGATGAATCAGAAGGCCTTAGACCACACAGAAGTGATATTTGTCGGATAAGCTATGAGCTCAAGATCCGAGGTGGCAATGGTGACATATTTGAGAAGAGGGATCATGTTAAAATTTATCTGGGGGATAATGAG ATCCTACAAGGATTGGACTTAGCACTCACACTTATGTACAAAGGAGAAGAGTGCCTCCTACAAATAGCTCCTCGGTTTGCATATGGAGATGTAGGGCTGAAACCTGGAGAGAACCAGGGTTTGGTCGGGGAGAGCACTTCAGTAAATTATGAGGGCCCGGTAATCGATTCGGAAACATGGTTGGAGGCTCGACTGGAACTGCATGATTGGAGTGAAGAACCTGAGCACGAAACTTTGCCCATAGCTGAGAGAATGGAAATTGG AActcgccgccgcgcccgcggcAACTGGTGGTACGGCCGGGGCGAAGCTCAACTAGCCGTGCAGCTTTACCGTCGCGCGCTGGACGTGCTAGACGAATCGGAGGGAGGGATCACGGAGCCGACTGTATCTGGCGAGCTGGCGCCTACGTCTGACGAGTTGAGAGCGTTGCTGGAGGAGCGGTTACGCGTGCACAACAATATGGCTGCAGCGCAGCTCAAGGCCGGGGTTTACGAGGCGGCACTGCAG GCAGTGACCCGCGTGCTATCCTGCCAGCCCCAAAACGCGAAAGCCCTATACCGCAAGTCTCGCATCCTCTCCGCCATGGGGCGCAACTCCGAGGCGCTGGAGGCAGCCCGCGCGGCCGCGGCCGCAGCTCCCGACGACGCCGGCGCGAGGAAGGAACTACAGCGGTGCGAACAGAGGGCTACCAGGGATCGGTCCGTGGAACGGAAACTGGCTAAGAGAATGTTGGGTACGCAAGCGCCTAAAGGGACGCCGGATAAGAAACCGTCGAAAACTAAG ATGCTGATGTGGGGTCTGCTGAGCCTGCTGGTAGGCGTGGCCAGTGTGTTGGTGTACCGGTACAAGATGCAGGGACATTGA
- the LOC125234987 gene encoding DNA replication complex GINS protein PSF3 has protein sequence MDNSYLSISDILVTNERVPCKFLHDLPKMGFLDPSAAEDDLKAGSNLDVPLWLAEALNSRRPPLLNVDLPKIYKDAYREILNADACTVDMHKLGPHFYELGCYVAKHDIKGEVKSTLINTFRQRFRMLMAASVSSDSIGSIQPLSASERRRAASAAVTEKALSSWLQRGDCPLTTANMVANHRKRKRAEMEML, from the exons atggataattcttacctATCTATATCAGACATATTAGTCACTAATGAAAGGGTCCCATGCAAATTTTTACACGATTTGCCTAAAATGG GATTTTTGGACCCGTCAGCCGCCGAAGATGACCTTAAAGCTGGTTCAAACCTTGACGTGCCGCTGTGGTTAGCAGAGGCGTTAAATTCGAGGAGGCCTCCCTTGCTTAACGTGGACCTGCCTAAAATATATAAAGATGCTTACAGGGAAATTCTTAATGCAGATGCCTGTACAGTGGACATGCACAAGCTAGGGCCCCATTTCTACGAGCTTGGGTGCTATGTGGCAAAACATGATATAAAAGGCGAAGTAAAATCTACATTAATCAAT ACTTTCAGACAAAGATTCCGTATGCTGATGGCTGCCAGTGTGTCCAGTGACTCGATTGGTTCCATCCAACCCTTATCTGCTAGCGAGAGAAGACGCGCAGCATCCGCTGCTGTTACAGAGAAGGCTCTGTCCAGCTGGCTACAGAGAGGAGACTGCCCTCTCACTACTGCTAACATGGTAGCCAATCATAGGAAACGGAAACGAGCAGAGATGGAAATGTTGTAA
- the LOC125234766 gene encoding GPI ethanolamine phosphate transferase 2 isoform X4, protein MVIDGLRYDFVTEEYMPYTGQLLKNKSACIYVSVAEPPTVTMPRIKSPELKKERAQWRRTINFWRDIFAMMTGSVSTFADVALNFGAPAVRGDSVLRVASERGRRSVMYGDDTWLRLFPGLWAESDGTTSFYVTDYTEVDNNVTRHLDKVLTPDEKKKPTFDFLVLHYLGLDHIGHLEGARSSKIKPKLQEMDGVVKKIFEAMQKWDRPGILFVCGDHGMRDAGGHGGSTPAEVLVPLVAARTDPYQCPHPISHGPTVAQVDLAPTIAWLLNAPPPGDSTGRILPGLLPDDILQRLYLLHVTARQNAEQCAGKAATETEFYRQFERAEKQFAHYLATGEKSAAKIAKEFYEESLEKMTEYLTEATVGFDLFAIGVGIILLYCIAISLACLTLYSLQPETARKLSVHRLHSSTWGSIIAFISVLAITNSILVVSCYITETKTQFCSMRGIWLAIFLLISCGLTMSYWIIKTSVEKIKDLSLLRDLNAIDYLLIIGTLFHSWSFFGTSFIEEEHMTWYFFWNTLMFFILVRTLAVVVIYLSRRLSGATEVQEKPELEQRMSAVGVGIVPKWVLLIALHRYLRTMNQTGDRWLFLPDTADWLKAPENAFYLQAHLVIGTVATLAICLYNLRHMNNLGHLHTIFTIVATLCIFCYRIATDSLHSPFQDIKTWDTVHIVNAFWVVLIAQFVFEFLTYVGVFKNCGVNPANRNTLSSNRFDYNKSKAKTEDYFYEPMVEEPWNLEEVKLNLARSMSHLMLNDLMLIIALLMRPHNVIMVPSVYITCVLTSKCMDHKLLDSRSGRNTEVVDILSRTLVHIWIGCLFFFYQGNSNSLASVDLGSGYVGLRSYCAVRVALRMGIHAYAGPALAGAALYCQLAAEADTWRRYLQSVWRATNIFALQRVYSIAVYSVVATIFRHHLFVWTVFSPKLLYDFVAMTFTIQALVTIVEIIGLTHLTSWIAQAFVSKSRL, encoded by the exons GCCATGATGACAGGCAGCGTATCAACTTTCGCCGATGTGGCGCTAAACTTCGGCGCGCCCGCTGTCCGTGGTGATAGCGTGTTGCGCGTGGCCTCCGAGAGAGGGCGCCGCTCCGTCATGTACGGAGATGACACTTGGCTCAGGCTGTTCCCGGGACTTTGGGCTGAATCTGATGGCACCACGTCTTTCTACGTTACAGACTATACTGAG GTAGACAACAACGTCACCCGGCACTTAGACAAAGTGCTGACACCCGACGAGAAAAAGAAGCCGACTTTCGACTTTCTAGTCCTCCACTACTTGGGATTGGACCATATTGGGCACCTAGAGGGCGCTAGGAGCTCCAAGATCAAACCTAAGCTGCAGGAAATGGATGGtgttgtaaagaaaatatttgaGGCTATGCAGAAATGG GACCGACCAGGCATCCTATTCGTATGCGGCGACCATGGAATGCGCGACGCTGGCGGTCACGGCGGGTCAACGCCCGCTGAAGTCTTAGTACCACTGGTCGCAGCCCGAACTGACCCGTACCAGTGCCCGCACCC TATAAGCCACGGGCCAACAGTCGCTCAAGTGGACCTCGCACCGACAATAGCATGGTTGCTCAACGCGCCCCCTCCCGGCGACAGTACGGGCCGAATATTGCCCGGATTACTGCCCGATGACATACTGCAGCGGTTGTATCTACTGCACGTTACTGCGCGGCAAAACGCGGAGCAATGCGCTGGGAAGGCGGCAACAGAGACAG AATTCTACAGACAATTCGAACGAGCCGAAAAGCAATTCGCGCACTACCTCGCGACAGGAGAAAAGAGCGCCGCCAAGATCGCCAAGGAATTCTACGAAGAGTCCTTAGAGAAAATGACAGAGTACCTTACAGAGGCCACTGTTGGGTTCGACTTGTTCGCTATAGGAGTGGGCATCATTCTACTTTATTGT ATCGCCATCTCCCTCGCCTGCTTAACCCTCTACTCGCTCCAACCCGAAACCGCCCGCAAGCTCAGCGTGCACCGCCTACACTCCTCCACATGGGGCTCCATAATCGCCTTCATCAGCGTCCTGGCCATCACAAACAGCATACTAGTCGTCTCCTGTTACATCACAGAAACTAAAACACAATTCTGTTCCATGCGAGGCATATGGCTCGCGATTTTTCTACTCATCTCCTGCGGGTTAACTATGTCATATTGGATTATAAAAACAAGCGTAGAGAAGATCAAAGACTTGTCTTTACTGCGCGATCTAAACGCTATAGATTACTTACTTATTATAGGGACTTTGTTTCATTCTTGGTCGTTCTTCGGGACTAGTTTTATAGAGGAAGAGCATATGACGTGGTATTTCTTTTGGAATACGTTGATGTTTTTCATATTGGTACGGACGCTGGCGGTGGTGGTGATATATTTGTCGAGGCGATTGAGCGGTGCGACGGAGGTGCAGGAAAAACCTGAGTTGGAGCAGAGAATGAGTGCCGTCGGGGTTGGGATCGTGCCGAAATGGGTGCTGCTTATCGCTTTACACAG GTATTTAAGAACAATGAACCAGACCGGGGACCGTTGGCTGTTCCTACCGGATACAGCAGATTGGCTGAAGGCACCTGAAAATGCCTTTTATCTTCAAGCACATCTAGTCATTG GCACCGTCGCAACTCTAGCAATATGCCTCTACAACCTCCGTCACATGAACAACTTAGGCCACCTCCACACAATCTTCACTATCGTCGCCACCTTATGCATCTTCTGCTACCGCATAGCTACTGACTCCTTACACTCCCCCTTTCAAGACATCAAGACTTGGGACACCGTCCATATTGTCAACGCTTTCTGGGTCGTCTTAATCGCCCAATTCGTTTTCGAATTTTTAACCTACGTCGGCGTATTCAAAAATTGCGGCGTCAACCCAGCGAATCGTAACACTCTTAGCAGTAACAGATTCGACTATAATAAATCTAAAGCGAAAACTGAAGATTACTTCTACGAACCTATGGTAGAAGAGCCATGGAACTTAGAAGAGGTGAAACTAAATCTCGCTCGTTCTATGTCTCATCTAATGCTGAACGATTTAATGTTAATAATTGCACTGCTTATGAGACCGCATAATGTGATAATGGTGCCTAGCGTGTATATAACTTGCGTGCTGACGTCGAAGTGTATGGACCATAAGCTGCTGGATTCAAGGTCGGGAAGAAACACGGAAGTGGTGGATATTTTGAGCCGGACGCTGGTTCATATTTGGATTGGGTGCCTTTTTTTCTTTTACCAG GGCAACTCCAACAGCTTGGCGTCCGTAGACCTGGGGTCGGGCTACGTGGGCCTGCGCTCGTACTGCGCCGTGCGAGTGGCGCTGCGCATGGGCATCCACGCGTACGCCGGGCCCGCGCTCGCCGGCGCCGCGCTCTACTGCCAGCTCGCGGCCGAGGCCGACACGTGGAGGCG ATACCTCCAATCCGTATGGCGAGCGACGAACATCTTTGCCCTCCAACGAGTATACTCCATCGCCGTATACTCCGTGGTAGCCACGATCTTCCGTCACCACCTCTTCGTATGGACGGTCTTCTCGCCAAAACTACTCTACGACTTTGTAGCCATGACCTTCACTATACAAGCCTTAGTTACCATAGTGGAGATAATAGGTCTCACACACTTGACTAGTTGGATAGCGCAAGCGTTCGTGAGTAAGTCCAGACTGTGA
- the LOC125234767 gene encoding heat shock protein 67B1-like, whose amino-acid sequence MAFPPSLWPSRIFDQNFGMCITPNDFLFPFYTTYKNYYRPWKFTSQSVDKDFGSTINNEKESLKVTLDVQHFRPDELSVKVANKQIIVEGKHEERKDEHGFVSRHFMRRYALPSNCMPEDVISKLSSDGILTVVANKSKELPKNEQIVPITLCKPCPKKEEGTKSVINTDQKDTSAEIKREDLNKNNTQIMLKEDHCCLLLKPELLREAASESSETIEKKEKVDQDKLKTCQIGKNTSEMLEQTFAQANAAALASDEKCEKMYKSALSKSEIVEQKTRATTSDSGLSGERTSAAMSPSAEKLEQTFAKLSETSEEKFDLFDNTMTKSEEMLEQKFEKSSAAMSEKAGYSRMTKSEMSEVTSTSSVSECIESSTSYKASMTSNIQEISEELSDFVCDILSSELDKTLEIKK is encoded by the coding sequence ATGGCCTTCCCGCCTTCGCTGTGGCCCTCCCGGATATTCGACCAAAACTTTGGAATGTGCATCACTCCAAATGACTTCCTATTCCCCTTCTACACCACCTACAAAAACTACTATAGGCCATGGAAATTCACTTCACAAAGCGTCGATAAGGACTTTGGCTCAACAATAAACAATGAAAAGGAATCATTGAAGGTAACATTGGATGTGCAACATTTTCGGCCTGATGAACTAAGTGTTAaagtggcaaacaagcaaatTATCGTCGAAGGAAAGCATGAGGAGAGGAAGGACGAACACGGTTTTGTATCCAGACATTTTATGAGGCGTTATGCTTTGCCAAGCAATTGTATGCCGGAAGATGTTATTTCAAAATTGTCGTCAGATGGTATTCTCACTGTAGTAGCGAATAAGTCGAAAGAATTGCCGAAAAACGAACAAATTGTCCCGATAACGTTATGTAAACCATGTCCTAAGAAGGAAGAAGGAACTAAATCAGTCATTAACACAGATCAAAAAGACACATCTGCTGAAATTAAGAGAGAAGatcttaataaaaataatacacaaATCATGTTGAAGGAAGACCATTGTTGTCTGTTATTAAAACCTGAATTACTTCGGGAAGCTGCTTCAGAAAGTTCCGAAACAATAGAGAAAAAAGAAAAGGTAGATCAAGACAAACTGAAAACTTGCCAAATAGGAAAAAACACATCCGAAATGTTGGAACAAACTTTTGCCCAGGCTAATGCTGCTGCATTAGCTTCAGatgaaaagtgtgaaaaaatgtataaatcAGCTTTGTCAAAATCAGAAATAGTCGAACAAAAAACAAGAGCAACTACTTCAGATTCTGGGCTTTCTGGGGAAAGGACAAGTGCAGCAATGTCTCCATCTGCTGAAAAGTTGGAACAAACATTTGCAAAGTTGAGTGAGACATCAGAAGAAAAGTTTGATCTGTTTGATAATACAATGACAAAATCAGAAGAAATGTTAGaacaaaaatttgaaaaatcaagTGCTGCTATGTCTGAAAAAGCTGGTTATTCTAGAATGACcaagtcagaaatgtcagaggTCACTAGCACCTCTTCGGTGTCAGAATGTATTGAAAGTTCAACCAGTTATAAGGCCTCTATGACTTCTAATATACAAGAGATTAGTGAAGAGTTAAGTGACTTTGTATGTGACATCTTGTCATCTGAACTGGATAAAACTCTAGAAATTAAGAAATAA
- the LOC125234766 gene encoding GPI ethanolamine phosphate transferase 2 isoform X5 gives MMTGSVSTFADVALNFGAPAVRGDSVLRVASERGRRSVMYGDDTWLRLFPGLWAESDGTTSFYVTDYTEVDNNVTRHLDKVLTPDEKKKPTFDFLVLHYLGLDHIGHLEGARSSKIKPKLQEMDGVVKKIFEAMQKWDRPGILFVCGDHGMRDAGGHGGSTPAEVLVPLVAARTDPYQCPHPISHGPTVAQVDLAPTIAWLLNAPPPGDSTGRILPGLLPDDILQRLYLLHVTARQNAEQCAGKAATETEFYRQFERAEKQFAHYLATGEKSAAKIAKEFYEESLEKMTEYLTEATVGFDLFAIGVGIILLYCIAISLACLTLYSLQPETARKLSVHRLHSSTWGSIIAFISVLAITNSILVVSCYITETKTQFCSMRGIWLAIFLLISCGLTMSYWIIKTSVEKIKDLSLLRDLNAIDYLLIIGTLFHSWSFFGTSFIEEEHMTWYFFWNTLMFFILVRTLAVVVIYLSRRLSGATEVQEKPELEQRMSAVGVGIVPKWVLLIALHRYLRTMNQTGDRWLFLPDTADWLKAPENAFYLQAHLVIGTVATLAICLYNLRHMNNLGHLHTIFTIVATLCIFCYRIATDSLHSPFQDIKTWDTVHIVNAFWVVLIAQFVFEFLTYVGVFKNCGVNPANRNTLSSNRFDYNKSKAKTEDYFYEPMVEEPWNLEEVKLNLARSMSHLMLNDLMLIIALLMRPHNVIMVPSVYITCVLTSKCMDHKLLDSRSGRNTEVVDILSRTLVHIWIGCLFFFYQGNSNSLASVDLGSGYVGLRSYCAVRVALRMGIHAYAGPALAGAALYCQLAAEADTWRRYLQSVWRATNIFALQRVYSIAVYSVVATIFRHHLFVWTVFSPKLLYDFVAMTFTIQALVTIVEIIGLTHLTSWIAQAFVSKSRL, from the exons ATGATGACAGGCAGCGTATCAACTTTCGCCGATGTGGCGCTAAACTTCGGCGCGCCCGCTGTCCGTGGTGATAGCGTGTTGCGCGTGGCCTCCGAGAGAGGGCGCCGCTCCGTCATGTACGGAGATGACACTTGGCTCAGGCTGTTCCCGGGACTTTGGGCTGAATCTGATGGCACCACGTCTTTCTACGTTACAGACTATACTGAG GTAGACAACAACGTCACCCGGCACTTAGACAAAGTGCTGACACCCGACGAGAAAAAGAAGCCGACTTTCGACTTTCTAGTCCTCCACTACTTGGGATTGGACCATATTGGGCACCTAGAGGGCGCTAGGAGCTCCAAGATCAAACCTAAGCTGCAGGAAATGGATGGtgttgtaaagaaaatatttgaGGCTATGCAGAAATGG GACCGACCAGGCATCCTATTCGTATGCGGCGACCATGGAATGCGCGACGCTGGCGGTCACGGCGGGTCAACGCCCGCTGAAGTCTTAGTACCACTGGTCGCAGCCCGAACTGACCCGTACCAGTGCCCGCACCC TATAAGCCACGGGCCAACAGTCGCTCAAGTGGACCTCGCACCGACAATAGCATGGTTGCTCAACGCGCCCCCTCCCGGCGACAGTACGGGCCGAATATTGCCCGGATTACTGCCCGATGACATACTGCAGCGGTTGTATCTACTGCACGTTACTGCGCGGCAAAACGCGGAGCAATGCGCTGGGAAGGCGGCAACAGAGACAG AATTCTACAGACAATTCGAACGAGCCGAAAAGCAATTCGCGCACTACCTCGCGACAGGAGAAAAGAGCGCCGCCAAGATCGCCAAGGAATTCTACGAAGAGTCCTTAGAGAAAATGACAGAGTACCTTACAGAGGCCACTGTTGGGTTCGACTTGTTCGCTATAGGAGTGGGCATCATTCTACTTTATTGT ATCGCCATCTCCCTCGCCTGCTTAACCCTCTACTCGCTCCAACCCGAAACCGCCCGCAAGCTCAGCGTGCACCGCCTACACTCCTCCACATGGGGCTCCATAATCGCCTTCATCAGCGTCCTGGCCATCACAAACAGCATACTAGTCGTCTCCTGTTACATCACAGAAACTAAAACACAATTCTGTTCCATGCGAGGCATATGGCTCGCGATTTTTCTACTCATCTCCTGCGGGTTAACTATGTCATATTGGATTATAAAAACAAGCGTAGAGAAGATCAAAGACTTGTCTTTACTGCGCGATCTAAACGCTATAGATTACTTACTTATTATAGGGACTTTGTTTCATTCTTGGTCGTTCTTCGGGACTAGTTTTATAGAGGAAGAGCATATGACGTGGTATTTCTTTTGGAATACGTTGATGTTTTTCATATTGGTACGGACGCTGGCGGTGGTGGTGATATATTTGTCGAGGCGATTGAGCGGTGCGACGGAGGTGCAGGAAAAACCTGAGTTGGAGCAGAGAATGAGTGCCGTCGGGGTTGGGATCGTGCCGAAATGGGTGCTGCTTATCGCTTTACACAG GTATTTAAGAACAATGAACCAGACCGGGGACCGTTGGCTGTTCCTACCGGATACAGCAGATTGGCTGAAGGCACCTGAAAATGCCTTTTATCTTCAAGCACATCTAGTCATTG GCACCGTCGCAACTCTAGCAATATGCCTCTACAACCTCCGTCACATGAACAACTTAGGCCACCTCCACACAATCTTCACTATCGTCGCCACCTTATGCATCTTCTGCTACCGCATAGCTACTGACTCCTTACACTCCCCCTTTCAAGACATCAAGACTTGGGACACCGTCCATATTGTCAACGCTTTCTGGGTCGTCTTAATCGCCCAATTCGTTTTCGAATTTTTAACCTACGTCGGCGTATTCAAAAATTGCGGCGTCAACCCAGCGAATCGTAACACTCTTAGCAGTAACAGATTCGACTATAATAAATCTAAAGCGAAAACTGAAGATTACTTCTACGAACCTATGGTAGAAGAGCCATGGAACTTAGAAGAGGTGAAACTAAATCTCGCTCGTTCTATGTCTCATCTAATGCTGAACGATTTAATGTTAATAATTGCACTGCTTATGAGACCGCATAATGTGATAATGGTGCCTAGCGTGTATATAACTTGCGTGCTGACGTCGAAGTGTATGGACCATAAGCTGCTGGATTCAAGGTCGGGAAGAAACACGGAAGTGGTGGATATTTTGAGCCGGACGCTGGTTCATATTTGGATTGGGTGCCTTTTTTTCTTTTACCAG GGCAACTCCAACAGCTTGGCGTCCGTAGACCTGGGGTCGGGCTACGTGGGCCTGCGCTCGTACTGCGCCGTGCGAGTGGCGCTGCGCATGGGCATCCACGCGTACGCCGGGCCCGCGCTCGCCGGCGCCGCGCTCTACTGCCAGCTCGCGGCCGAGGCCGACACGTGGAGGCG ATACCTCCAATCCGTATGGCGAGCGACGAACATCTTTGCCCTCCAACGAGTATACTCCATCGCCGTATACTCCGTGGTAGCCACGATCTTCCGTCACCACCTCTTCGTATGGACGGTCTTCTCGCCAAAACTACTCTACGACTTTGTAGCCATGACCTTCACTATACAAGCCTTAGTTACCATAGTGGAGATAATAGGTCTCACACACTTGACTAGTTGGATAGCGCAAGCGTTCGTGAGTAAGTCCAGACTGTGA
- the LOC125234769 gene encoding cyclin-dependent-like kinase 5, with product MQKYEKLEKIGEGTYGTVFKAKNKETHEIVALKRVRLDDDDEGVPSSALREICLLKELKHKNIVRLYDVLHSEKKLTLVFEHCDQDLKKYFDSLNGEIDLDVVKSFMYQLLRGLAFCHSHNVLHRDLKPQNLLINKNGELKLADFGLARAFGIPVKCYSAEVVTLWYRPPDVLFGAKLYTTSIDMWSAGCIFAELANSGRPLFPGSDVDDQLKRIFKLLGTPNEDTWPGVTQLPDYKPLPVYQPSLGIAQVVPRLPGKGRDLLARLLTCNPALRMPADDAMAHAYFHDLNPSVKNDRC from the exons ATGCAGAAATATGAGAAGTTAGAAAAAATCGGTGAGGGAACATACGGCACGGTATTCAAAGCGAAAAACAAAGAAACTCACGAAATAGTCGCCCTGAAACGAGTAAGGTTAGACGACGACGATGAAGGTGTACCATCATCCGCACTGCGGGAAATATGTCTTTTGAAAGAgctaaaacacaaaaatatagtTCGTCTGTACGATGTCCTGCACAGTGAGAAAAAGTTGACACTGGTATTTGAACATTGTGATCAGGATTTGAAGAAGTATTTTGATAGTTTGAATGGGGAGATTGATCTTGATGTAGTGAAATCGTTTATGTATCAGCTATTGCGAGGATTGGCTTTCTGTCACAGCCACAATGTACTTCATAGAGACCTGAAGCCTCAGAACTTGTTAATTAATAAGAATGGAGAATTGAAATTGGCAGACTTTGGTTTAGCCAGAGCATTTGGTATTCCAGTGAAGTGTTACTCTGCAGAGGTAGTCACACTGTGGTACAGGCCTCCTGATGTGCTCTTTGGTGCTAAGTTGTACACAACTAGTATTGACATGTGGTCAGCAGGATGCATATTTGCAGAGCTGGCAAATTCTGGCAGGCCACTGTTTCCTGGTTCAGATGTCGATGACCAACTCAAAAGGATCTTCAAATTACTTG GTACCCCTAATGAAGATACTTGGCCAGGTGTTACCCAGCTCCCTGACTACAAGCCGCTGCCGGTGTACCAGCCGAGCCTAGGAATAGCACAAGTAGTCCCCCGACTACCAGGAAAGGGCCGGGACCTCTTAGCCCGCTTGCTCACCTGCAACCCGGCACTCCGGATGCCTGCTGATGATGCCATGGCCCATGCTTACTTCCACGACTTGAATCCATCAGTGAAGAATGACAGATGTTAA